The sequence CCTGGATCACCTCCCGCTGGATGCTGGAGGTCGAGCAGCACCGCGACATCGAGCTCCGCTTCCACGTCATGAGCCTCTACCTGCACAACACCGGCAACGAACTCCCCGACTGGTACCGCGACCTGGTCGACCGGTCGACCGGCCCCGTACGGGTCGCCGCCGCCGCGGCCGACGAGCACGGCGAGGAGGTCCTGCGCGACCTGTACACGGCCCTCGGCAGCCGTATCCACCAGCGGAAGAACGAGGACTTCGACGAGGTCGTCGCCCAGTCCCTCGCCGAACTGGGCCTGCCCGCACGGCTCGCGGAGGCCGCGCACAGCGAGGCGTACGACGAGGCCGTGCGGCGCAGCCACGAGGCGGGCCAGGACCCGGAGGCGGGCGGATACGTCGGCACGCCCACCATCCACGTGGACGGGACGGTCTGGTTCGGCCCGGTGCTGCGGGCGATCCCGCGCGGCGAGGAGGCGGCCCGGCTGTTCGACAGCTTCCGGGTGCTCGCCGGACACGGGGACTTCTTCGAGCTCAAGCGCACCCGCACGGGCGGCATCGACGTGGGCTGAGCCCCCCGGCAGCTCAGGCGCTGAGCGGGACCGGGCGCGCGGACCGCGCACGGGCCGCGTCGTACCGGTCCAGCAGCAGCCGGGCCAGCTCGGGCGCCGGCCCCAGCACCCCGGCCAGCACATCGGCGCCGGCCTCGGCCGCCCCCGCTGCGATGCGGTCCGGGAGACGGCCGGGCGCGATCACGTACGGGGCGACCGCCACCCGGCGCACGCCGTCGGCCCGCAGGGCCCGTACCGCGTCCTCGGTACGGGGCTGTGATGCGGAGGCGAACGCAGGCCGCACGGAACACCAACCGGTGTGCCGCAGCTCCCGCGCGATTTCAGCGATCACTGCGATCGCCTCCGGGTCGGATGAGCCCGCCGAGGCCAGGACGAGCCCGGTCGAGCCACGGTCGCCGGGGCGGACCCCGGCCTCGTACAGCCGCCGTTCCAGAGCGGCGTTCAGCAGCGGCGACGGGCCGAGCACCTCGGCCTGCCGCACCCGCAGCCGGGGCAGCGCCGCGCGGGCCTCCCGCAGCACCGCCGGGATGTCCGACTTGGCGTGGAAGGCCCGGGTGAGCAGCAGCGGCAGCGCGACCACCTCGTCCGCCCCCTCGGCGGTCAGCCGCTCCAGGACCCGCGGCACCGAGGGCGCGTTGAAGTCCAGGAACCCGGTCTCCACGCGCAGCCCCGGCCGCAGCGCCCGTACCCGCGAGGTCAGCGCGTGCACGGTCGCGGCGTGCCGCGGGTCACGGCTGCCGTGGGCGATGACGAGGAGGACCGGAGAGGACATGAGCGCTCAGTTCTTGACGAGGAGACCGCGGCTGCGCAGCACCCACCGCTCCAGCGGACTGAAGATCAGCAGGTCGATCGCGATGCCGACGAACAGGATCAGGATGATGGCGAGGAAGATCCCCGGCATGTCCGCGTTGTTGCGGCCGTTCTCCAGCAACTGGCCGAGCCCGAGGCCCAGGTCCGGCGACGAGGCGATGATCTCGGCGGCCATCAGCGAACGCCAGGAGAACGCCCAGCCCTGCTTGAGACCGGCCAGGTAGCCAGGCAGGGCGGCCGGCATGACGATCAGCCAGGTGCCGCGCAGCCCGGTCGCACCCAGGGTCCGGCCCGCCCGCAGGAAGAGCGGCGGCACCTGGTCGACGCCGGAGACCAGCCCGTTGGCGATCGAGGGCACCGCGCCCAGCAGGATGACCGCGAACATCATCGAGTCGTTCAGGCCGAGCCAGATCACGGCGGGCGCCACCCACGCCACGGAGGGCAGGGACTGGAGCCCGGACAGGATCGGGCCGATCGCCGCCCGGACGAACTTCACCCGGGCCACCAGCAGGCCGAGCGGGGTGCCGATGGCGACGGAGAGCAGGAAGCCCAGCAGACCGCGCGAGACGCTGGTCCACACCACCTCCAGCAGTGTCCCCTGCCGCCACATGTCGCCCACGCTGTCCCAGACCGCCAGCGGCGAGGGCAGCTTGTAGTCCTCGGTCACCTCGGCCCAGACCAGCACCTGCCACACGAGCAGGACCAGGACCACCGCCAGCAGCGGCGGCAGGACCTTGCGCAGCAGGACCTCGCGCACCGGGGTGCGCTGCACCTGCACCGCGTCCAGGGCGTCGAGACCGGCCTCAAGACCGGCCAGGTCGTCCGGCTTTCCCGTACCGGGCCCGCTCCCGCCGGACCCCGCCTTGTCCGACTCGATGTCAGTGCTGGCCATGACGGCGGATCTCCCCACGCAGTTGTTCGGTGATCTCGACGGACAGTTCCGCCACCGAGGTGTCCTCGATGCGGCGGGGCTGCTCGATGTCGACCGTCCACTCACGGGCGATCCGGCCGGGGCGGGACGAGAGCAGCACCACGCGCTCGGCGAGCCGGACGGCCTCGCGCACGTTGTGCGTGACGAAGAGGACCGACACATCGGTCTCGCGCCAGATCCGGGTCAGCTCGTCGTGCAGCACATCGCGGGTGATGGCGTCGAGCGCGGCGAACGGCTCGTCCATCAGCAGCAGTTGGCTGTCCTGGGCGAGCGCGCGGGCCATCGCCACGCGCTGCCGCATACCGCCGGAGAGCTCGTGCACCCGCTTGCCGTACGCCCCGCCCAGGCGCACCAGCTCCAGCAGCCGCTCCGCCTCCGGGCGGCGCTGCGGCTTCGGCACGCCGCGCAGGCGCAGCGCGAGTTCGATGTTCTTGCCCGCGGTCAGCCACGGGAAGAGGGCGTGCTCCTGGAACATCAGGGCCGGCCGGCCGCCGGGGGTCTCGATGGTCCCCCCGGTCGGCCGGTCGAGTCCGGCCACCAGGTTGAGCAGCGTCGACTTGCCGCATCCGGAGGCCCCCAGAAGGGTGACGAACTCGCCCGGGGCGACATCGAGAGTGATGTCGTCCAGGACCAGCTGCGCTCCCGCGGGCCCGGTGAAGGACTTCGAGACATGTGCGAGACGAGCGGCGTGCCCGACCGCGACACGGTCCTCGGCCTTGGTGAGGGTGTTCGCCATGGTCGTCACCTCCTGGGAGTCTTCGGGCGGCTGGTTACTTGACGCCGAGACCGGCGTCGTCGGCCTCGGGCTTGCCCGCGGCCTTGAGGATCTTGTTCAGGGGCTTCAGGTCGTAGATGCCCTTGAGGTCGGGCTCCTCCAGCAGACCGGCCTTCACCGCGTGCTGGGCCTGCGCGTCGAGCGTGGCGGCCAGCGGGTCGTCGGTGATCAGGATCGACTTCCACGCCGGGTCGATCACCTCGGCCGGAAGCTCCTTGCCGGTGAGCTTCTTCAGCGCGGCGTTGGCGGACTCCTTCGCCTTGTCCGGGTTGGCGTTGATCCACGCGTTGGTGGTGACCGAGCCGCGCAGCACGGCCTCGACGACGTCCGGGTGCTCCTTGAGGAACTTCTGCGACACGATGATGTTGGTGATCACGAACTTGTCGTCCGGCCACAGCGTCGACTCGTCGAGCAGTTCCTTCGCACCGTCGGCGACCAGCTTGGACGCGGTCGGCTCGGGGACCCAGGCGCCGTCGATGGAACCGGACTTGTAGGCGTCCGGGGTCACCTTGTTGTCCGTACGGACGACGGAGACGTCACCCTTGCCGCTCTGGGCGTCGACCTTCCAGCCCTTCTCGGAGATCCAGTTGAGGAAGGCCACGTCCTGGGTGTTGCCGAGCTGGGGGGTGGCGATCTTCTTGCCCTTGAGGTCGTCCAGGGTCTTGATCTTCTTCGGGTTCACGACGAGCTTGACGCCACCGGAGGCCGAACCGCCGATGATCCGCAGGTTCTTGCCCTTGGACTTCGTGTAGCCGTTGATGGACGGCGAGGGGCCGATGAAGCCGATGTCGATCGAGTTGGCGTTCAGCGCCTCGATCTCGGACGGACCGGCGTTGAAGGTGGCGGTCTTGAGCTGGGTGCCGCCCAGTTCCTTCTGGAACAGACCCTCCTGGTCGCCCACGAGCGCGGTGGCGTGCGTGAGGTTCGGGAAGTACCCGACGCGCACGGTGTCGACGGAGAGCTTCTTCCCGTCGGTGGCGGTGTTCGCCTTCTTGGCGTCGTCGTCCGTGGACTCGGATCCGTAGCCGCAGGCCGTCAGGGCCACGGCCAGCAGGGGCAGGGCGGCGACGGCGGCGATGCTGCGGCGCAGGGTGGTACGGGTGGCAGGCACGGGAGGCTTTCCCCTCGTTGGCCCGGTGCTCACGTCCCCCGGAACGGGGGCACGGCCGGGCAGTCGGCAGGTCTTCGTCTGAACGGGCGGTGCTGGCGGTGCTGGTGGTGCTGCCGGGCGCGCAGGCAGTGCGCGTACGTCATCGCGCACATCGCGCCACCCCGCCCTGCCCGCTGCCGAGGGCGCCGCTGCCGACGCGGCCGCCCTCCTTCGCGAAGGTCGAGAAGATGTCGATACCCATCAGAAGTCCCATTCGGCGTCGTCGTCCGCCGCGGGCGGTTCCTCGGCCGCGGCGAACGAGGCGCCCGCCATGCCCGCCGACAGCGTGGTGCCGTCCGCCGGGTCGATCAGGAGGAACGAGCCGGTGCGGCGCGAGTCGGCGTAGGCGTCGAGCGCGAGCGGCTCGGCGGTACGGACCACGACCCGGCCGATGTCGTTGGCGACGAGCTGTCCCGGGGCCGGGTGCTGCGAGAGGTCGTCCAGGGTCAGCCGCGAGGGGATGTCCTTGACGATCGCCTTGACCGTGCGGGTGGTGTGCTTGAGCAGTACCCGCCGGCCCACGGTGAGCGGCTGGTCCGCGACGTGGCAGACGGTCGCCTCGACGTCCTGCGTGACGGCCGGGGCGTCGCCCACCGGGGCGATGAGGTCGCCGCGCGAGACGTCGATGTCGTCGGCCAGCCGCAGGGTCACCGACTGGGGCGCCCAGGCGATGTCCACACTGTCCCCGAGCAGGTCGATGCCCGCGATCGTGGAGGTGCGGCCCGAGGGCAGTACGGTGACGGGCTCGCCGACCCGGAAGACGCCGGCGGCGATCTGGCCCGCGTAGCCCCGGTAGTCCGGGTGCTCGGCGGTCTGCGGCCGGATCACGTACTGGACGGGGAAGCGGGCGTGGCAGCCGGTGAGGTCGTGGCTGACCGGGACCGTCTCCAGGTGTTCGAGGACGGTCGGACCGCCGTACCAGTCCATGTGCGCGGAGGGTTCCACGACGTTGTCGCCGGCCAGCGCGGAGATCGGGATCGTGGTGATCTCGGGGACGCCGAGGGAGGCCGCGTACGCGGTGAACTCCTCGGCTATCGCGGCGAACACCGGCTCCGCGTAGTCCACCAGGTCCATCTTGTTGACGGCCAGCACCACGTGCGGGACGCGCAGCAGGGCGGCGACCGCGGCGTGCCGGCGGGTCTGCTCGACCACCCCGTTGCGGGCGTCGACCAGGACGACGGCCAGCTCGGCCGTGGAGGCGCCGGTGACCATGTTGCGGGTGTACTGCACATGGCCGGGGGTGTCGGCGAGGATGAACCGGCGCCGGGGCGTCGCGAAGTAGCGGTAGGCGACGTCGATGGTGATGCCCTGCTCGCGCTCGGCGCGCAGCCCGTCGGTCAGCAGCGCCAGGTCCGGCGCCTCCTGGCCGCGGTTGCGCGAGGCGTGCTCGACGGCCTCCAGCTGGTCGGTGAGGACCGACTTGGAGTCGTGCAGCAGGCGTCCCACGAGGGTGGACTTGCCGTCGTCGACCGACCCCGCGGTGGCGAACCGCAGCAGGGTGGTGGCCGCGAGCAGCTCGGCCGACTGGGTGGACGTGGTCATCTTAGAAGTACCCCTCGCGCTTGCGGTCTTCCATCGCGGCCTCGGACATCTTGTCGTCGGCGCGGGTGGCACCCCGTTCGGTGAGCCGGGAAGCGGCGATCTCGGTGATCACGGCGTCCAGCGTGGTGGCGTCGGAGTCGACGGCGCCCGTGCAGGACATGTCGCCGACCGTGCGGTAGCGCACCTGACGGGTCTCGGTGCTCTCGTGCTCCTTGGGGCCGCCCCAGTCGCCGGCGGTCAGCCACATGCCGGAGCGGTTGAAGACCTCGCGCTCGTGGGCGAAGTAGATCGCCGGGAGCTCGATCCGCTCGCGCTGGATGTACTGCCAGACGTCCAGCTCGGTCCAGTTGGAGATCGGGAAGACCCGGACGTGCTCACCGGGGGCGTGCCGGCCGTTGTACAGCTGCCACAGCTCGGGGCGCTGGCGGCGCGGGTCCCACTGGGAGAACTCGTCGCGCAGCGAGAAGACCCGCTCCTTGGCGCGCGCCTTCTCCTCGTCGCGCCGCCCGCCGCCGAACACCGCGTCGAAGCGGTGCTGCTGGATCGCCTCGGTCAGCGGCACGGTCTGCAAGGGGTTGCGGGTGCCGTCGGGGCGCTCGCGGAGCTTTCCGGCGTCGATGTACTCCTGGACGGAGGCGACGTGCAGCCGCAGCCCGTGCTCGGCGACCGTGCGGTCGCGGTACTCCAGGACCTCGGGGAAGTTGTGCCCGGTGTCCACGTGCAGCAGGGCGAACGGCACCGGCGCGGGCGCGAACGCCTTGAGCGCCAGGTGCAGCATCAGGATCGAGTCCTTGCCGCCGGAGAAGAGGATCACCGGCCGCTCGAACTCGCCCGCCACCTCGCGGAAGATGTGCACCGCCTCGGACTCCAGCGAGTCCAGGTGGCTGAGTGCGTACGGATAGCCGGTGTCTTCCGACACAGTCGCGACGGTCGTCACGCTGCACCCCTCTCGCTCAGCAGCGCGTAAAGCTCCGCTGCGGACTCCTGCACGGTCTGCCGGTGCGACTCGATCCGCAGATCGGGCGACTCGGGCGCCTCGTAGGGGTCGTCCACCCCGGTGAGCCCGCTGATCTCGCCCGCCGCCTGCTTGGCGTACAGCCCCTTCACATCGCGCTCCGAGCACACCTCGACCGGAGTGGCGACGTGCACCTCCAGATACGCGGTGCCCTCGGCCCGGTGGCGTCCGCGGACCGCGTCGCGGCTGTCCGCGTACGGGGCGATGACCGGGACCAGCACCTTCACGCCGTTGGCCGCCAGCAGTTCGGCGACGAAGCCGATCCGCTGGACGTTGGTGTGCCGGTCCTCGCGCGAGAAGCCGAGGCCCGCCGAGAGGAACTCGCGGATCTCGTCGCCGTCGAGCACCTCCACCCGGTGGCCCTCGCCGCGCAGCCGCCCGGCGAGTTCGTAGGCGATGGTGGTCTTGCCGGCGCTCGGCAGACCGGTCAGCCAGACGGTGGCTCCCGTCTCCGTCACGCTCATCGAAGTCTCCTGATCAGTCGTCATCAGCCGTGCAGCCCGCACTCGGTCTTGCCGCGCCCGGCCCAGCGTCCGGCCCGCGCGTCCTCGCCCTCCAGCACCCGCCGGGTGCAGGGCGCGCAGCCCACGGAGGCGTAACCGTCCATCAGCAGCGGGTTGGTGAGCACACCGTGCTCGGCGACGTACGCGTCGACGTCGTCCTGGGTCCAGCGGGCGATCGGCGAGACCTTCACCTTGCGCCGCTTCTCGTCCCAGCCGACGACGGGGGTGTTCGCCCGGGTGGGGGACTCGTCGCGGCGCAGCCCGGTCGCCCAGGCCGTGTACGAGGTCAGGCCCTCCTCCAGCGGCTGGACCTTGCGCAGCTTGCAGCAGAGGTCGGGGTCGCGGTCGTGCAGCTTCGGCCCGTACTCGGCGTCCTGCTCGGCCACGGTCCGGCGCGGGGTCAGCGTGATGACGTTGACGTCCATCACGGCGTCCACCGCGTCCCGGGTCCCGATGGTCTCCTCGAAGTGGTAGCCGGTGTCGAGGAACACCACGTCGACCCCGGGCCGCACCCGGGAGGCGAGGTGGGCGACGACCGCGTCCTCCATGGAGGAGGTGACGCAGAACCGGGTCCCGAACGTCTCGGTCGCCCACCGGAGGATGTCGGACGCGGAGGCGTCCTCCAGCTCGCGTCCGGCCTGCTCGGCGAGCTCCCTCAGGCTCTCGTCGGTGAGCGCGCCGATCTCCTGATCGACCGTCATATTCCGTCCCCTCCCGCGTCGTTGGACTTCAGTCCCCGGCTCAGCAGCCCCAGGAACTTCAGCTGGAACGCCCGGTTGCAGGAGGCGCATTCCCATGCCCCGTGCCCCGCCTCGTGCGGGCGCAGGTCCTCGTCACCGCAGTAGGGGCAGTGGAAGGGCGCGGCGCGCTCGCTCATGACAGGGACTCCGCACTGGCGCGGGCCGCCCAGGTGGCGAAGCGCTCGTTCTCCTCGCGCTCCTCCAGGTAGTGGCCGATGACCCGCTCGACGTAGTCGGGCAGCTCCTCGGACGTGACCTTCAGTCCGCGCACCTTGCGGCCGAACCCGGCGTCCAGCCCGAGCGCCCCGCCGAGGTGCACCTGGAAGCCCTCGACCGAGTTTCCGTCGGCGTCGAGCATGAGCTGGCCCTTGAGGCCGATGTCCGCCGTCTGGATGCGGGCGCAGGCGTTGGGGCAGCCGTTGATGTTGATGGTGAGCGGCTCGTCGAAGTCCGGGAGCCTGCGCTCCAGTTCCTCGATGAGGGAGGCGCCGCGGCCCTTGGTGTCGACGATCGCCAGCTTGCAGAACTCGATGCCGGTGCAGGCCATCGTGCCCCGCCGGAACGTCGAGGGCTTCACCTGGAGACCCAGCGCCTCCAGGCCGGCGGAGAGCGAGTCGACGCGGTCCTGCTCCACGTCGAGGATGATCATCTTCTGCTCCACCGTGGTCCGCACCCGGTGGGAGCCGTGCTCCTCGGCCAGCTCGGCGATCTTGGTGAGGGCGGTGCCGTCCAGCCGGCCGACACGGGGGGCGAAGCCCACGTAGAACCGGCCGTCCCGCTGCGGGTGCACCCCCACGTGGTCGCGCCAGCGCGAGACCGGCTCCTCGGGGGCGGGGCCGTCGAGCAGCGGGCGCCGCAGGAACTCGTCCTCCAGCACCTGGCGGAACTTGGCGACACCCCAGTCGGCGACCAGGAACTTCAGCCGGGCGCGGTTGCGCAGCCGCCGGTAGCCGTAGTCGCGGAAGAGGCTGGTGACCGCCGCCCAGACGTCGGGGACCTCGTCCAACGGCACCCAGGCGCCCAGGCGTTCGGCCAGCCGGGGATTGGTGGAGAGCCCGCCGCCGACCCAGAGGTCGAAGCCGGGGCCGTGCTCGGGGTGCACGACACCGACGAACGAGATGTCGTTGATCTCGTGGACGACGTCCTGCACGGGGGAGCCGGAGATGGCGGTCTTGAACTTGCGGGGCAGGTTGGAGAATTCCTTGCTGCCGATGTGGCGGGCGTGGATCTCCTCCAGGGCCGGGGTGCCGTCGATGATCTCGTCGGCGGCGATCCCTGCCACCGGCGAACCGATCATCGTGCGCGGGCAGTCGCCGCACGCCTCGGTGGTGGAGAGCCCGACGGCCTCCAGCTTCTCCCAGATCGCGGGCACGTCCTCGATCCGCACCCAGTGCATCTGCACGTTCTGCCGGTCGGTGATGTCGGCGGAGCCACGGGCGTACTGCTGTGACACCTCACCGATGGCGCGCAGCTGAGCGGTGGTCAGACGGCCGCCGTCGATGCGGGTGCGCATCATGAAGAACTTGTCCTCGAGCTCCTCCGGCTCCAGGGCCCCGGTCTTGCCGCCGTCGATCCCGGGCTTGCGCTGGGTGTACAGCCCCCACCAGCGCATGCGTCCGCGCAGGTCGTTGGGGTCGATCGAGTCGAACCCGCGCTTGGAGTAGATCGTCTCAATGCGTGTCCGCACATTGAGACTGTCGTCGTCCTTCTTGAGCTGCTCGTTCCCGTTGAGAGGCGTGTGGTGTCCCATGGCCCACTGGCCCTCACCACGATGGCGCCCGACCTTGCGGCGGGGCGTCGCGGTAGCGGTTTTCTCCGGGCTGGAGGCCATGGCAAATACGTCCTTCGGGACTGCAGGAGGGCGGCTCTGAACTGCACACTCGCGTCTGGCGCGGCGGTGCGCAGGGCTGAACTGAAGCAAAGGGGGATCTCGGCGGTGCTGGGACTCTCAGCTCACCGGACAGATGGCGCTGGACATGCGGCCGAGGTCGACGTGGCGTCGACTCACCAAGGCAATTCCAGTTCCGGACATGACGGAAGCGTGTCATGGGGATCTCTGGGCAGTCCACCACTATCCATGATGTGGACGAGACTGTCCCGGTGGGTGAGACGATGTGGCGCCCGTCACGCGAGTGACGGGCGCCGGGGCGGAGCGTAAAACCGGACAAGCACGGGGAATTGCTACGGAAGCGGCTCGCGGCCCGAGCCGGGCCAGGGGCCGGGCGTCGTCACCGGTTCCTCCAGTTCCGTGCGGGTGTCGAAGAGCCGGAAGCCGCGCCGCAGATAGTTGTCCATCGCGTGTGGACCGTCCTTCGAGCAGGTGTGCAGCCACACCCGCTTCGTCGCGGGCCGCCCCGGCCACCGCTCGGCCAGGTCCCAGGCGCGGGCCGTGCCGTACGACAGCAGATGACCGCCGATCCGCCGGCCCCGGAAGGCCGGGATCAGCCCGAAGTACATGATCTCGACCACGCCGTCGTCCTGCGGGTCCAGCTCGATGTAGCCGGCCGGGGTCCCGTCCGCGTACGCCACCCAGGTCTCCGCACCCGGCCGGTCCAGGACCTCCTGCCACTGCGCGTACGACATCGACAGCCGGTCCGTCCACCGGACGTCACCGCCGACCGCCGTGTACAGGAAACGGCTGAACTCGGGCAGCGGCACCCCGGACCGTACGATCCGGACGTCCGCGTCCGGCACGGCTGACGGCCGCAGATCCCCGGGCGAGGTCTGCTCCAGCGACCAGATGGTCACCTCGTCGACGGCGGGGCCTGCGGGGCGTACGGGATTGCTCATGGCTGCCAGACAACCATGCCCCGCCGCCCGCGCCCAAGCCGGGTCCCGCACCGCCGCCGGCGCCCGGGACCTGCGCGGACACCACCCCCGCTCAGGGGTTGCCGCGCCCCGCCACGACCACCGGGGCCTTCGAACGCGGCAGCAGATCCGCCGGGTCCTCCGGATGGATCACCTCCACCTCGACGCCCTCGCCGAACCGGTACGGGCGGTGCGCCAGCACCTCGGCGAGATGGCGCCGCAGCCGCGAGATCTCCGCCCGCACCGTCACCGTCCTGGTCGCGTCACCGAAGAGGTCCTGCGCCAGCTCCGACGCCGTACGGCCCTCGCGCCGCACCGCCAGCGCGTACAGCAGCTCGGCGTGGCGCGGGGAGAGCCGCTGCGTCCACGTCCCCACCGGGCTCACCACATTCACCGCCAGCGTGCGCGGCCGGCTCAGATCGAGCACCACCCGGCGCGGCGGGCTGTCCATCGCCCCGTCCGCCACCTGCACCAGCCAGCCGCCCGCCAGCGGCTCCACCCGGCACATCCCGAGCGACGGCAGCCACACCCGCCCCGGCTCCAGCGACTTCGGCAACGGCAGCCGGTCCACCGGAGGCATCCCCGTCACCGCCGCCGTCCAGCCGTGGGCGTCCACCGCCAGCGCCCGCCCGCCCAGCCGGCACAGGACCGGCGCGGCCACCGAACGCAGCCGGTCGATCGCCTCCAGATGCCGCACCCGGATCTCGCTCTCGGCCAGCCGGGCCACCGAACCCACCAGGGCCAGCGTCGCCGGGTGGAACGTGGAGGCGGGGCCGCTGATGTCGACGATCCCCATCAGCCGCCCGTCCCGCGGATCACGGACCGGTGCGGCGGCGCACGTCCAGCCGTGCAGACTGCGCACGAAGTGCTCCGCCGAGTGCACCCGCACCGGGGCGCGCGAGGCCAGCGCCGTACCGATCGCGTTGGTCCCGGTGCTCTCCTCCGACCACGCGGCGCCCTCCGCGAGACAGATGCCGTCGGCCCGGCGCAGCACCCCCGTGTTGCCCTGGCGCCACAGCACCCGGCCCTCCACATCGGTGACCACCATGATCTGCTGCGAGGCGTCCGCGATGCTCGCCAGCCCGTCGCTGAGCAGCGGCATCACCTCGCCCAGCGCCGAACTGCGGCGCCGGTGCTCGATCTCGTCCGCCTCCAGCAGCCGGCTCTGCGTCGTCTGCTCGGGATCGATGCCGCTGCGCAGCACCCGGTCCCAGGACGCCCCGATCTCGGCCCGGGGCGTCGCGGGCATCCGGTCGCCCGCCATCCGCGCCTCCCGGGCCCGGTGCGCCAGGCGCCTGGTCTGCGCGGTCTCCTGAGCGGTCAGCCGCACCACATCGACCGGAGTCGTCTCCACGCCGGTTCCCCCTCACACCCGTGCCCGGCCCGTTCGCGGGGCCGCGCCCTCATCCTGCCGTCACAGGACCCCCGATACCGCAACTCCACACAATGGTTGCAACCCTCTGCAACTCTGGCGAGGGCCCCGGGCCCGTACA comes from Streptomyces sp. Mut1 and encodes:
- a CDS encoding nitrite/sulfite reductase — its product is MASSPEKTATATPRRKVGRHRGEGQWAMGHHTPLNGNEQLKKDDDSLNVRTRIETIYSKRGFDSIDPNDLRGRMRWWGLYTQRKPGIDGGKTGALEPEELEDKFFMMRTRIDGGRLTTAQLRAIGEVSQQYARGSADITDRQNVQMHWVRIEDVPAIWEKLEAVGLSTTEACGDCPRTMIGSPVAGIAADEIIDGTPALEEIHARHIGSKEFSNLPRKFKTAISGSPVQDVVHEINDISFVGVVHPEHGPGFDLWVGGGLSTNPRLAERLGAWVPLDEVPDVWAAVTSLFRDYGYRRLRNRARLKFLVADWGVAKFRQVLEDEFLRRPLLDGPAPEEPVSRWRDHVGVHPQRDGRFYVGFAPRVGRLDGTALTKIAELAEEHGSHRVRTTVEQKMIILDVEQDRVDSLSAGLEALGLQVKPSTFRRGTMACTGIEFCKLAIVDTKGRGASLIEELERRLPDFDEPLTININGCPNACARIQTADIGLKGQLMLDADGNSVEGFQVHLGGALGLDAGFGRKVRGLKVTSEELPDYVERVIGHYLEEREENERFATWAARASAESLS
- a CDS encoding putative leader peptide, which encodes MSGTGIALVSRRHVDLGRMSSAICPVS
- a CDS encoding GNAT family N-acetyltransferase; this translates as MSNPVRPAGPAVDEVTIWSLEQTSPGDLRPSAVPDADVRIVRSGVPLPEFSRFLYTAVGGDVRWTDRLSMSYAQWQEVLDRPGAETWVAYADGTPAGYIELDPQDDGVVEIMYFGLIPAFRGRRIGGHLLSYGTARAWDLAERWPGRPATKRVWLHTCSKDGPHAMDNYLRRGFRLFDTRTELEEPVTTPGPWPGSGREPLP
- a CDS encoding GAF domain-containing protein, giving the protein MAGDRMPATPRAEIGASWDRVLRSGIDPEQTTQSRLLEADEIEHRRRSSALGEVMPLLSDGLASIADASQQIMVVTDVEGRVLWRQGNTGVLRRADGICLAEGAAWSEESTGTNAIGTALASRAPVRVHSAEHFVRSLHGWTCAAAPVRDPRDGRLMGIVDISGPASTFHPATLALVGSVARLAESEIRVRHLEAIDRLRSVAAPVLCRLGGRALAVDAHGWTAAVTGMPPVDRLPLPKSLEPGRVWLPSLGMCRVEPLAGGWLVQVADGAMDSPPRRVVLDLSRPRTLAVNVVSPVGTWTQRLSPRHAELLYALAVRREGRTASELAQDLFGDATRTVTVRAEISRLRRHLAEVLAHRPYRFGEGVEVEVIHPEDPADLLPRSKAPVVVAGRGNP